One Aquamicrobium sp. genomic region harbors:
- a CDS encoding ABC transporter substrate-binding protein: MHSKMTGGAANGGPSTQDEKNREGMMSAGRNKIAARLAALAATVAIFAGVAPAGAETIKIGVPMELSGRFVAYGASGRRGVEMALEKFGTKAGDNDIQLLFRDVQSEAQATVSAINELVSVEKVDFMIGPVASPIVAASVPPWQQGKPIWIVNGSSSTQLEEIAGGEDTFFHTYPYAYHYHTSEAEALQHYLGEGKKIAVIYSDDNYGRTHLPYVQQFYKEAGFEIVAEELIRTNTPDMNPVLTKIARVKPDILIGLVQTTDAITLAKQIHTRKLDVPYLVGTAYTQLDEWQEAVGEAQEGWMGVTTYLPGVNHPANPDYPELFPETEAWAEAFRAKYNMEPDFLDIGHYAAMGMLLVALDKAGGDKAKAAEELRSLDIPTVNGRGKFEPTGFGTKQQAFVDMVVFQRQGGKNVVLWPLEAASGDITAVTR, encoded by the coding sequence GTGCATTCGAAGATGACGGGAGGAGCCGCCAATGGTGGTCCGTCGACTCAGGATGAAAAAAACCGGGAGGGAATGATGAGTGCAGGACGCAACAAGATCGCAGCTCGGCTGGCAGCACTGGCGGCAACGGTTGCGATATTCGCGGGAGTCGCGCCGGCTGGCGCGGAAACAATCAAGATTGGTGTCCCGATGGAACTCAGCGGGCGCTTTGTCGCCTATGGGGCATCCGGTCGTCGCGGCGTCGAGATGGCGTTGGAAAAGTTCGGCACTAAAGCCGGCGACAATGATATCCAGCTTCTCTTCCGCGACGTGCAATCGGAAGCCCAGGCCACTGTTTCGGCGATCAACGAACTGGTTTCGGTCGAGAAGGTTGATTTCATGATCGGGCCGGTAGCCAGCCCGATCGTGGCGGCCTCGGTCCCGCCGTGGCAGCAGGGCAAGCCCATCTGGATCGTCAACGGCTCATCGAGCACCCAGCTCGAAGAGATCGCGGGTGGGGAAGACACGTTCTTCCACACCTATCCCTACGCTTATCACTATCACACGTCTGAAGCCGAGGCGTTGCAGCACTATCTCGGCGAGGGCAAGAAGATTGCGGTCATCTATTCCGACGACAATTACGGCCGCACCCATCTCCCCTACGTCCAGCAATTCTACAAGGAGGCCGGTTTCGAGATCGTCGCGGAAGAGCTCATTCGGACCAATACGCCCGACATGAATCCGGTTCTGACCAAGATTGCGCGCGTCAAGCCCGACATTTTGATCGGCCTCGTCCAGACAACGGACGCCATCACGCTCGCCAAGCAGATCCACACCCGCAAGCTGGATGTTCCGTACCTGGTCGGCACGGCCTACACCCAGCTCGACGAATGGCAGGAAGCCGTTGGTGAGGCCCAGGAAGGATGGATGGGCGTAACGACCTATCTGCCCGGCGTGAATCATCCGGCCAACCCCGACTACCCGGAGCTTTTCCCTGAAACGGAGGCCTGGGCCGAGGCGTTCAGGGCCAAATACAACATGGAGCCCGATTTCCTCGACATCGGCCATTACGCGGCCATGGGAATGCTGCTCGTCGCTCTCGACAAGGCCGGCGGCGACAAGGCGAAGGCGGCCGAGGAACTACGATCGCTCGACATCCCCACCGTGAACGGAAGGGGCAAGTTCGAGCCGACCGGGTTCGGCACCAAGCAGCAGGCCTTCGTCGACATGGTGGTCTTCCAGCGACAAGGCGGCAAGAACGTCGTCCTCTGGCCGCTCGAGGCAGCCTCGGGAGACATCACGGCCGTTACTCGCTGA
- a CDS encoding branched-chain amino acid ABC transporter permease → MDFLGQFLVDAMLLGGLYTLMVIGLSLSFGIIRVINFAHGEAIMLGAYASFWALHVSGMDPLLALPLVMAAGLVVGLLIFRVAIRRVLDAPHINQILLTFGIGLVLQNVALIAWTGDERSANPPYAFSSIMFGDIVISVSRAIAFAVAVILVGGLFFWLKRTELGRASRALAENGDAARLMGINVNAIYGLTFGISAALGAATGVLMSFIGAISPFMGFHMLVKGFAIIILGGLGSIMGSVIGAFVLAFAETWVAYYVPGGIGWAEGVAFAVLFVILIVRPRGILGQAVEE, encoded by the coding sequence ATGGATTTTCTTGGGCAGTTTCTCGTCGACGCGATGCTGCTCGGTGGCCTCTATACCCTTATGGTGATAGGGCTGTCGCTGAGCTTCGGCATCATTCGTGTCATCAATTTCGCGCATGGTGAAGCCATCATGCTCGGCGCCTACGCCTCTTTCTGGGCGCTTCATGTTTCAGGAATGGACCCGCTGCTTGCCCTGCCGCTGGTCATGGCCGCCGGCCTCGTCGTCGGGCTTCTGATCTTTCGTGTCGCCATTCGGCGGGTGCTCGACGCGCCGCACATCAACCAGATTCTCCTGACCTTCGGTATTGGCCTGGTTCTTCAGAATGTGGCGCTTATCGCATGGACGGGCGATGAGCGATCGGCCAATCCGCCATATGCCTTCTCGTCGATCATGTTCGGCGACATCGTCATCTCGGTATCGCGCGCGATCGCGTTTGCCGTGGCAGTGATCCTCGTCGGCGGGCTCTTCTTCTGGCTCAAGCGCACCGAGCTCGGCCGCGCCAGCCGGGCCCTGGCGGAGAATGGCGACGCGGCCAGGCTTATGGGCATCAACGTCAACGCCATCTATGGCCTGACGTTCGGTATCAGTGCCGCCTTGGGCGCCGCGACCGGGGTCCTGATGAGCTTCATCGGCGCCATCTCTCCTTTCATGGGCTTCCACATGCTGGTGAAGGGATTCGCGATCATCATTCTGGGAGGGCTCGGCTCGATCATGGGATCGGTGATCGGCGCCTTCGTGCTCGCATTTGCCGAAACCTGGGTCGCCTACTACGTGCCGGGCGGCATCGGCTGGGCCGAAGGCGTCGCCTTCGCGGTGCTGTTCGTCATCCTGATCGTGCGGCCGCGGGGAATCCTCGGCCAGGCGGTCGAAGAGTGA
- a CDS encoding branched-chain amino acid ABC transporter permease, with the protein MTAINQTSLVVISAIVFLGVTLLSGPQVGDWMFRISTLMMLAISWNLMANAGLISLGHSAFWGVGSYAAILSANAWGLPIYLSLIVSMVFGSLLGLFLAVATGRLRGIFFAISTLALSEGLRISAFMMPEITNGAVGLFLNQALRPSTTLLYVVGCVGAVIAVVVSVVLSRSRFHFACRAMRNNEPAAQMLGIRPYTYRIVLLAISGAMASCAGGINAWYGGYLDPEVAFTLHFTILSQIAPILGGVHTLVGPIIGSFAIVGLAEASRIFFGQQEGFSQLIYGLVLIVGILFMPAGIWGTVRSFLNRSATRKRREAAVASAAGRAEVKG; encoded by the coding sequence ATGACCGCAATCAACCAGACCTCACTCGTCGTCATTTCCGCAATTGTCTTCCTCGGCGTGACGCTCCTCAGCGGACCTCAGGTCGGCGACTGGATGTTCCGTATCTCGACGCTGATGATGCTCGCGATCAGCTGGAACCTGATGGCGAATGCCGGCCTGATTTCTCTCGGCCATTCCGCCTTCTGGGGCGTTGGAAGCTATGCTGCGATACTCAGCGCCAACGCCTGGGGCCTGCCCATCTATCTCAGCCTGATCGTCTCCATGGTGTTCGGCAGCCTGCTCGGCCTCTTTCTCGCGGTTGCTACCGGTCGGCTGCGCGGAATCTTCTTCGCGATCTCGACGTTGGCGCTGTCTGAAGGCCTGCGGATATCGGCCTTCATGATGCCGGAGATTACCAACGGTGCCGTTGGTCTCTTCCTTAACCAGGCGCTGCGGCCCTCGACAACCTTGCTCTATGTGGTCGGGTGCGTCGGCGCCGTGATCGCGGTCGTCGTCTCCGTCGTTCTGTCGCGCTCGCGTTTTCACTTCGCATGCCGAGCGATGCGCAACAATGAGCCAGCCGCCCAGATGCTAGGTATCCGACCATATACCTATCGGATAGTACTTCTGGCCATCTCGGGGGCCATGGCCTCCTGCGCTGGCGGCATAAATGCATGGTATGGCGGCTATCTTGATCCCGAGGTCGCGTTCACGCTGCATTTCACCATCCTGTCGCAGATCGCTCCCATCCTCGGTGGCGTGCATACGCTGGTCGGGCCGATTATCGGCTCCTTCGCGATCGTCGGTCTCGCCGAAGCATCCCGCATCTTCTTCGGCCAGCAGGAAGGCTTCAGCCAGCTGATCTATGGCTTGGTCCTGATCGTCGGCATCCTGTTCATGCCGGCGGGAATCTGGGGCACTGTGCGCAGCTTCCTCAATCGTTCGGCGACGCGCAAGCGCCGGGAGGCCGCAGTGGCATCCGCCGCCGGGCGGGCGGAGGTGAAAGGATGA
- a CDS encoding ABC transporter ATP-binding protein yields MSALLSIRNLKAGYSGAIALSDISIDVAEGEVVCLLGSNGAGKTTTMSVLTGLIPAMAGTAVFAGKDLLAMSTHERVEAGLALSPEGRKVFPNLTVEENLVLGSYNTRARERRASRLEEVYSLFPRLVERRSQKAGLMSGGEQQMLAIGRALMAGPKLLLLDEPSLGLAPKIVQLVFAAIREVAKSKTTILLVEQNTRAALSVADRGYVISHGTIVYAAPTPELRESQLVREAFIGSDTKTRQGERGDA; encoded by the coding sequence ATGAGCGCGCTGCTATCCATCCGCAATCTGAAAGCCGGGTATAGCGGTGCGATCGCTCTCTCGGACATCAGTATCGATGTGGCGGAAGGCGAGGTCGTCTGTCTGCTCGGCTCGAATGGCGCGGGAAAGACGACGACCATGTCCGTGCTCACTGGCCTCATCCCGGCCATGGCCGGCACGGCCGTATTCGCCGGCAAGGACCTGCTGGCGATGTCCACCCATGAGAGGGTCGAGGCCGGCCTCGCCCTTTCCCCGGAGGGCCGCAAGGTGTTTCCGAACCTGACAGTCGAGGAGAATCTCGTCCTCGGTTCTTACAACACCCGCGCCCGCGAAAGGCGGGCGTCCAGGCTGGAGGAGGTCTACTCCCTCTTCCCGCGCCTCGTCGAGCGCCGTTCCCAGAAGGCGGGGCTGATGTCGGGCGGCGAACAGCAGATGCTTGCCATCGGCCGCGCGCTGATGGCGGGCCCGAAGTTGCTGCTGCTGGACGAGCCGTCGCTGGGTCTCGCGCCCAAGATCGTGCAGCTTGTCTTCGCGGCGATCAGGGAGGTCGCGAAGTCCAAGACCACGATTCTGCTTGTCGAGCAGAACACGCGAGCAGCGCTCAGCGTGGCGGACCGGGGCTATGTCATCTCGCACGGAACGATCGTCTACGCGGCGCCGACCCCCGAATTGCGTGAATCGCAACTTGTTCGCGAGGCCTTCATCGGAAGCGATACAAAGACCCGTCAAGGGGAGCGTGGCGATGCTTGA
- a CDS encoding ABC transporter ATP-binding protein: protein MLEIKGLTKRFGGLFAVNNLNQFVEEKEFLGIIGPNGAGKTTLLNLITGYLTPTEGTISFKGREISGTPPYRMCRMGIGRTFQVVRPFAEMTVLDNVATGALFARPERHSVAEGRRLAQRPLELTGLWELRDLPASALTIGNKKKLELARALATGPQLLLLDEVMAGLTRGEIDELIVVLKHIHADGVTICMIEHLVHVIMQLSQRVMVLNFGEKIVDGSPQEVISNPLVIESYLGKEIEEGSDAA from the coding sequence ATGCTTGAGATCAAGGGATTGACGAAGCGTTTTGGCGGTCTGTTCGCTGTCAATAATCTCAATCAATTCGTCGAGGAAAAGGAGTTCCTGGGGATCATCGGCCCCAATGGAGCCGGCAAGACAACGCTGCTCAATCTCATTACGGGCTATCTCACGCCTACGGAGGGAACGATTTCCTTCAAGGGGCGGGAGATCAGCGGCACGCCGCCTTATCGGATGTGTCGCATGGGTATCGGCCGCACCTTTCAGGTGGTGCGGCCATTCGCCGAGATGACCGTGCTGGACAATGTGGCCACCGGGGCTCTGTTTGCGCGGCCGGAACGGCACAGCGTCGCGGAAGGTCGGCGTCTTGCCCAGCGTCCGCTCGAGCTTACCGGTCTGTGGGAGCTGCGCGATCTACCTGCATCGGCGCTTACGATCGGCAACAAGAAGAAGCTCGAGCTCGCGCGCGCACTTGCGACCGGACCGCAACTCCTGCTGCTCGACGAGGTGATGGCGGGACTTACGCGCGGCGAGATCGACGAACTGATCGTCGTGCTGAAACATATCCATGCCGACGGTGTGACCATCTGCATGATCGAGCATCTCGTGCATGTCATCATGCAGCTCTCGCAACGGGTGATGGTGTTGAACTTCGGCGAGAAAATCGTCGACGGATCGCCTCAAGAGGTCATCTCGAATCCGCTTGTCATCGAATCGTACCTCGGCAAGGAGATCGAGGAGGGTTCCGATGCCGCTTGA
- a CDS encoding alpha/beta fold hydrolase, which yields MPLEAVASTLMDLFRETRGDGPPMLLFHGGTGSHRHFARNVPALAEHFRVLAFDLPGYGLSPDVPEGMSPDDYLDWIASQAAAVPGELHLVGFSFGGAVASATARRLGDRVKRVTLIGPGGFGEPVGRSIQLEPMPRGAATEDEIRKVVAHNLGVWMMAKTPDPSDDAVDIQLANIRGSRFDSRCVSFRFSTPPDLAQTTAPVQIIWGKNDRIAYPSVAARAEQCRSARPDIRIDIVPGAGHWTQFEAAEAVNALISDFHTRELRQ from the coding sequence ATGCCGCTTGAGGCCGTCGCTTCGACGCTGATGGACCTGTTTCGCGAAACGCGCGGCGATGGCCCGCCGATGCTGCTTTTCCATGGCGGCACCGGATCGCACCGGCATTTTGCGCGCAACGTGCCGGCTCTTGCAGAGCATTTCCGGGTGCTGGCCTTCGATCTCCCCGGCTATGGATTGTCACCGGATGTGCCGGAAGGCATGTCGCCGGACGACTATCTCGACTGGATCGCCTCCCAAGCGGCCGCAGTCCCCGGAGAACTTCATCTCGTGGGATTCAGCTTCGGCGGAGCCGTTGCCTCGGCAACGGCCCGCCGGCTGGGCGATAGGGTAAAGCGCGTCACGCTCATCGGACCCGGCGGCTTCGGAGAGCCGGTCGGACGGTCCATCCAGCTGGAACCCATGCCGCGCGGCGCGGCGACCGAGGACGAAATCCGGAAGGTGGTCGCCCACAATCTCGGCGTCTGGATGATGGCAAAAACCCCTGACCCGTCTGATGACGCAGTGGACATACAGCTTGCCAACATCCGCGGTTCACGGTTCGACAGCCGCTGCGTGAGTTTCCGTTTCTCAACGCCGCCCGACCTCGCGCAGACGACGGCTCCTGTCCAGATCATCTGGGGCAAGAACGACCGGATCGCTTATCCATCCGTGGCCGCTCGCGCGGAGCAGTGTCGCTCGGCACGGCCCGATATTCGCATCGATATCGTGCCCGGCGCGGGGCACTGGACACAGTTCGAAGCTGCCGAGGCGGTAAACGCGCTGATTTCAGACTTTCATACCAGGGAGCTTCGTCAATGA
- a CDS encoding enoyl-CoA hydratase/isomerase family protein yields MSYQTIRVERDAAAAIITFNRPERRNAVSTQAMSEIIAACREAEADENVRAVILTGGDAYFSAGADLNEARAIKGAAEGVAYFNKWHALNEALETLRKPVIAAIEGFCMTGGLELALACDLRVAAEGSSFAITSSKIGTVAGAGGTQRLPRIVGPARALEIMFAAEPIDAAEAYRIGLINRLTPKGGALAEAKAMVKVYEQRAPLSLAFVKRAVHRGMQMDLASSIEFETFLVTTIYGTEDRLEGIGAFLEKRPASFRGR; encoded by the coding sequence ATGAGCTATCAGACCATACGTGTCGAACGGGATGCGGCTGCTGCGATCATAACGTTCAATCGCCCGGAACGCCGCAACGCGGTCAGCACGCAGGCAATGTCGGAAATCATCGCGGCTTGCCGTGAGGCCGAGGCCGACGAAAATGTTCGCGCCGTCATTCTGACTGGTGGTGACGCCTATTTTTCCGCAGGCGCCGATCTCAACGAGGCCCGCGCGATCAAGGGCGCGGCTGAGGGCGTTGCCTACTTCAACAAATGGCACGCGCTCAATGAGGCGCTCGAGACGTTGCGCAAGCCGGTCATTGCAGCCATCGAGGGGTTCTGCATGACGGGTGGCCTCGAACTCGCGCTGGCCTGTGATCTGAGGGTCGCCGCGGAAGGCTCCAGCTTCGCGATCACATCGTCCAAGATCGGCACGGTCGCAGGTGCAGGCGGCACACAACGGCTGCCCCGCATCGTGGGACCGGCCCGCGCGCTTGAGATTATGTTCGCAGCCGAACCCATCGACGCCGCGGAGGCCTATCGGATCGGGCTGATCAATCGTCTGACGCCGAAGGGCGGGGCCCTGGCCGAGGCCAAGGCAATGGTGAAGGTCTATGAGCAGCGCGCGCCTCTTTCCCTCGCCTTCGTCAAGCGGGCGGTTCACCGCGGCATGCAGATGGACCTCGCCTCGTCCATCGAGTTCGAGACCTTCCTCGTCACAACGATTTACGGCACGGAGGACCGGCTCGAGGGGATCGGGGCCTTCCTGGAAAAGCGGCCGGCCAGCTTCCGGGGACGCTAG
- a CDS encoding CaiB/BaiF CoA transferase family protein, translated as MTGRVSDAGLPLDGVRVLDFSRLLPGPWATQMLADMGADVIKIEHVEGGDPSRHNPPMAGDTSVYFRSVNGGKRSLALDLRAEPSKAVIRRLFGLSDIVFESFSVGTADRLGVGYRDARALRPDVIYCSISGYGQDGPRSSVPGHDLIIQATSGILSPQPGSLPHFQAGDYSAASMATIAVLAALRQRDASGEGRHLDISMADSLVAMGAIALGPGLARAAGFPGEPRIEVWGVNPRYAIYPTVDGRTAAVCLLEARLWRAFCGAIGRPDLASEDERPEQRHSSHGARGEEFRSAIASWCAAKTAAEIDAVMGSLGLPVAAVATADEAVSDPHNRQRGIIAQDDAGSTPVLANPLARAGLARPERSAAPALGEHNDAILAELGLNNERGQIAPSRGEDARTGS; from the coding sequence ATGACCGGTCGGGTTTCGGATGCGGGTCTGCCGCTCGACGGCGTGCGGGTGCTGGATTTCAGCCGGCTTCTCCCCGGTCCTTGGGCGACACAGATGCTTGCGGACATGGGCGCGGACGTCATCAAGATCGAGCATGTGGAAGGCGGCGATCCCAGCCGCCACAATCCGCCCATGGCCGGCGACACCAGCGTCTATTTCCGTTCGGTGAATGGCGGCAAACGCTCTCTGGCCCTCGACCTTCGCGCTGAGCCGTCCAAGGCGGTCATCCGCCGGCTGTTCGGGCTCAGCGACATCGTCTTCGAATCGTTCAGCGTTGGCACCGCTGATCGGCTCGGAGTGGGTTATCGGGATGCCCGCGCCTTGCGACCGGACGTCATCTACTGCTCCATCTCCGGCTATGGCCAGGACGGGCCCCGTTCCAGCGTGCCAGGGCATGATCTCATCATTCAGGCAACCAGCGGCATCCTCTCGCCGCAACCGGGCTCGCTGCCGCATTTCCAGGCGGGCGACTATTCTGCCGCGTCCATGGCAACGATTGCCGTTCTGGCGGCGCTGCGCCAACGAGACGCAAGCGGGGAGGGTCGCCATCTCGACATCTCCATGGCTGACAGCCTGGTTGCGATGGGCGCGATCGCGCTCGGGCCGGGTCTTGCTCGGGCGGCGGGCTTTCCGGGGGAACCGAGGATCGAGGTATGGGGCGTCAATCCCCGCTATGCCATCTATCCGACCGTCGACGGCCGCACCGCGGCGGTGTGCCTTCTCGAGGCGCGCCTGTGGCGGGCATTCTGCGGGGCGATCGGCCGGCCGGATCTGGCTTCCGAAGACGAACGTCCCGAACAGCGCCATTCGAGCCATGGCGCGCGCGGCGAGGAATTCCGTTCGGCGATAGCATCATGGTGCGCCGCCAAAACCGCCGCCGAAATCGACGCCGTCATGGGGTCGCTCGGCCTGCCTGTCGCGGCGGTCGCCACCGCCGACGAGGCGGTCTCCGACCCGCACAACAGGCAGCGCGGCATCATCGCGCAGGACGATGCCGGGAGCACGCCGGTCCTTGCTAACCCGCTTGCACGGGCGGGGCTGGCCCGCCCGGAGCGCAGCGCGGCCCCCGCGCTGGGCGAGCACAACGACGCAATTCTGGCCGAGCTCGGCCTCAACAACGAACGCGGACAGATCGCCCCGTCGCGGGGCGAGGACGCGAGAACGGGATCGTGA
- a CDS encoding acyl-CoA dehydrogenase family protein: MDFNLSEEQNILRDQVRSLAERELAAGALERAHSDDYPWDVARLMARNGLLGITIDPADGGQGGSLTDAVIAIEQIASICPRSADVIQAGNFGAIRVLSQFGSPSQKERFLRPLLTGEEVISVAMTEGDAGSAVTELTTTATPDGDGYLVNGSKVFTTHGVHATMFLVYVRFGPGIDGIGSVIVRRGAEGFSFGKRSRFLSGEDWNSLYFENVWVPREDVVLGPGGFKKQISAFNVERLGNSSRALALGRHAYEIARGHALVRKQFGRQLAEFQGLQWKFANMKIQLDSAQLLLYRAAANADRGLPSPEETAIAKVACNRAGFEAANEAMQILGGLGYSEETLVEYCFRRTRGWMIAGGTVEILLNRIAEHVFERSFPQRLPRVEENRA; the protein is encoded by the coding sequence ATGGATTTCAATCTCTCCGAGGAACAGAACATCCTCAGGGATCAGGTTCGGTCCCTGGCGGAAAGGGAGCTCGCGGCCGGGGCGCTGGAACGGGCCCACAGCGACGACTATCCATGGGATGTCGCCCGGCTCATGGCCCGGAACGGCCTGCTCGGGATAACCATCGATCCGGCCGACGGCGGCCAGGGCGGGTCGCTGACCGATGCCGTCATCGCGATCGAACAGATAGCCTCGATCTGCCCCCGCAGTGCGGATGTGATCCAGGCCGGAAACTTCGGCGCGATCCGCGTCCTTTCACAATTCGGCAGCCCTTCCCAGAAGGAGCGCTTTCTCAGACCGCTGCTGACCGGAGAGGAAGTCATTTCGGTCGCGATGACCGAGGGCGACGCGGGTTCGGCGGTGACCGAACTCACCACTACGGCCACGCCGGACGGCGACGGCTATCTCGTCAACGGCTCGAAGGTCTTCACCACGCACGGCGTTCACGCCACGATGTTTCTCGTCTATGTGCGTTTCGGTCCCGGCATCGACGGCATAGGATCGGTGATCGTCAGGCGGGGCGCCGAAGGTTTCAGCTTCGGCAAGCGCTCGCGCTTCCTGTCGGGGGAAGACTGGAACAGCCTCTATTTCGAGAACGTCTGGGTTCCGAGGGAAGACGTCGTGCTCGGTCCGGGAGGATTCAAGAAGCAGATCTCGGCGTTCAACGTCGAGCGCCTGGGCAACAGCTCGCGCGCGCTGGCGCTGGGCCGGCACGCATACGAAATCGCGCGCGGGCATGCGCTGGTGCGCAAGCAGTTCGGCCGCCAGCTCGCGGAATTCCAGGGCCTGCAATGGAAATTCGCCAACATGAAGATCCAGCTCGATTCGGCGCAGCTGCTGCTCTATCGCGCGGCCGCGAACGCCGACCGCGGCTTGCCTTCCCCCGAAGAGACGGCCATCGCCAAGGTTGCGTGCAACCGAGCAGGCTTCGAGGCGGCCAATGAGGCGATGCAAATTCTCGGTGGCCTGGGCTACAGCGAGGAAACGCTTGTCGAATACTGCTTCCGACGCACCCGCGGTTGGATGATCGCGGGTGGAACGGTCGAGATACTCCTCAACCGCATCGCCGAACACGTCTTCGAAAGGAGCTTCCCGCAGCGCCTGCCGCGGGTGGAGGAAAACAGGGCATGA
- a CDS encoding acetate--CoA ligase family protein: MKMDGGVAGALFSPRSIALVGASSDPSKHTSLPLQYLAQHGYTGRIFPINPNRKTIGDLLCHPSVAAVGETIDQAFIMLPAPMVPAAIRDCASAGVRVAVILSAGFSEVGEQGQRLQEEMLAEARRGGVRLVGPNSLGMVNFVDGVAVTANEVFSIPTLPKGRLALVTQSGSLLGALVSRAAGRSIGFSKMVSVGNEADLGVGEIGAMLVEDDDTDAILLFLETVRDADCMRAMAIRAHEKGKPIIAFRLGRSAVGEKLAMSHTGALSSDGAAIDAFLADIGIMRVDQIETLLEAPALVTGCKPARGGRVAVMSTTGGGGGLVVDALAERNVDVVAPDRAFIDLVAGRGITISDSPLIDLTLAGARADRYGAVLEALRDSPHCDAVVAVVGSSAEFRPDRAVQPIIDLSHRIGKPLAVFITPQAEESHRRLRAAGVATFRSPETCADALSAALRRRPPVIRARKGDAIPMPDLSGFGAGQLPLEASLKVAAAFGAPSPAGVTIPAMDAYMAEDMPIRLSYPAVAKIVSSDIPHKTEAGGVIIGARSAVELAEACGAMVRRVRQRRPDAVLEAVRIEAQETGLAEAIVGFRIDPAVGPIITVGAGGVLAEIYRDIVLRPAPVDRQEAMEMIGEVRAFAAIRGYRSLPLGDVEALAAVVVSMSRLACVENARVIEAEINPVLVKPEGEGVVALDALFVIGDPAS; this comes from the coding sequence ATGAAAATGGACGGCGGCGTGGCGGGCGCCCTCTTTTCCCCCCGCAGCATAGCCCTCGTGGGAGCGTCTTCGGACCCTTCCAAGCATACATCGCTGCCGCTGCAGTACTTGGCGCAGCACGGCTATACGGGTCGTATCTTTCCGATCAATCCGAACAGGAAAACGATCGGCGATCTTCTCTGTCACCCCAGCGTGGCGGCTGTCGGCGAAACGATCGATCAGGCCTTCATCATGCTGCCTGCGCCCATGGTTCCCGCAGCCATTCGCGATTGCGCGTCCGCGGGCGTCCGCGTCGCCGTCATTCTCAGCGCCGGCTTCAGCGAAGTGGGAGAGCAAGGTCAGCGACTGCAGGAAGAAATGCTGGCCGAGGCGCGTCGAGGCGGCGTCCGCCTTGTCGGACCGAACAGCCTAGGGATGGTCAATTTCGTAGACGGCGTCGCGGTCACCGCCAACGAGGTCTTTTCGATACCCACGCTGCCGAAGGGCCGCCTGGCTCTGGTAACACAAAGCGGAAGCCTGCTTGGAGCGCTGGTTTCCCGGGCGGCCGGCCGCTCGATCGGCTTCTCCAAGATGGTGTCGGTCGGCAACGAGGCCGATCTGGGCGTCGGCGAGATCGGTGCCATGCTCGTGGAGGATGATGACACCGACGCGATCCTCCTTTTTCTGGAGACGGTGCGCGATGCCGATTGCATGCGTGCGATGGCGATACGCGCCCACGAGAAGGGCAAGCCGATCATCGCATTCAGGTTGGGGCGCAGCGCGGTTGGAGAAAAACTCGCGATGTCACACACGGGAGCGCTGTCCTCCGACGGCGCGGCCATCGACGCCTTCCTGGCCGATATTGGCATCATGCGGGTTGATCAGATCGAAACGCTGTTGGAAGCGCCGGCGCTCGTCACCGGATGCAAGCCGGCGCGCGGTGGCCGCGTCGCCGTGATGAGTACGACGGGCGGCGGCGGCGGCCTCGTGGTGGATGCGCTCGCGGAGCGCAACGTCGATGTGGTTGCTCCGGACCGGGCCTTCATCGACCTTGTCGCCGGGCGGGGCATCACGATTTCGGATTCGCCCCTGATCGATCTCACGCTCGCCGGCGCCCGGGCCGATCGCTATGGCGCGGTCCTGGAAGCCCTTCGCGATTCGCCCCATTGCGATGCAGTGGTGGCCGTGGTGGGTTCTTCGGCGGAGTTTCGCCCCGATCGGGCCGTGCAGCCGATCATCGACCTCTCGCACCGCATCGGCAAGCCGCTTGCCGTGTTCATCACGCCTCAGGCCGAAGAGTCGCATCGCAGGCTCAGGGCTGCCGGCGTAGCGACGTTCCGGTCTCCGGAGACCTGTGCGGACGCGTTGTCGGCCGCCTTGCGGCGGCGTCCGCCGGTGATACGGGCCAGGAAGGGCGATGCGATCCCGATGCCAGACCTTTCCGGGTTCGGCGCGGGGCAGCTCCCCTTAGAGGCATCGCTGAAAGTGGCCGCCGCCTTTGGCGCGCCGTCGCCCGCAGGCGTCACGATCCCCGCAATGGACGCCTATATGGCAGAGGACATGCCGATCCGTCTCTCATACCCCGCGGTTGCGAAGATCGTTTCATCCGACATACCCCACAAGACGGAAGCCGGCGGGGTGATCATCGGCGCGCGAAGCGCGGTCGAGCTCGCGGAAGCCTGCGGCGCCATGGTGCGGCGTGTGAGGCAGCGACGGCCCGACGCGGTTCTGGAAGCGGTAAGGATCGAGGCGCAGGAAACCGGTCTGGCGGAAGCTATCGTGGGCTTCAGGATCGATCCCGCCGTCGGGCCGATCATCACGGTCGGCGCCGGCGGCGTGCTTGCCGAGATCTACCGCGACATCGTGCTGAGGCCGGCCCCGGTCGACCGGCAGGAAGCGATGGAGATGATCGGCGAGGTGCGCGCATTCGCGGCGATACGAGGCTACCGTTCGTTGCCGCTTGGCGATGTCGAGGCGCTTGCTGCGGTGGTGGTGTCGATGTCGCGTCTGGCATGCGTCGAGAATGCTCGCGTGATCGAGGCCGAAATCAATCCCGTTCTGGTCAAGCCGGAAGGCGAGGGAGTCGTCGCTCTCGATGCGCTCTTCGTGATCGGAGATCCTGCGTCATGA